A part of Cataglyphis hispanica isolate Lineage 1 chromosome 7, ULB_Chis1_1.0, whole genome shotgun sequence genomic DNA contains:
- the LOC126850947 gene encoding histone-lysine N-methyltransferase SETMAR-like: MNSTDIRVIFLYEYKLGNNAAKAARNINQAFGENTVNDRKVQRWFEKFRSGDFSLQNEPRGRPKTSVKNDALKALVETNPTVSSRELAARMEVDHTTILRHLSKIGKYENEDSLKNAISEFIDSKDQNFFKTGIYALKSRWEKCIEVNGAYFD; encoded by the exons ATGAATTCAACCGATATtcgtgtaattttcttatatgagTATAAACTTGGTAATAATGCTGCAAAAGCTGCACGCAATATAAACCAGGCGTTTGGGGAGAATACTGTGAACGATCGAAAAGTGCAGCGttggtttgaaaaatttcggtCTGGTGATTTTTCCCTGCAAAATGAACCGCGTGGAAGACCCAAAACATCTGTGAAAAATGATGCTCTGAAAGCATTGGTGGAAACGAATCCAACTGTTTCTTCAAGGGAACTTGCTGCCAGAATGGAAGTTGACCATACAACAATATTGCGACATCTTTCTAAAATTGGCAAG TACGAAAATGAAGACAGTCTGAAAAATGCCATATCAGAGTTCATTGATTCTAAAGATCAGAATTTCTTCAAGACAGGCATCTATGCATTAAAATCTCGTTGGGAAAAGTGTATTGAAGTAAATGGagcatattttgattaa